Genomic window (Paraburkholderia phenazinium):
GAGAACGTCTGGTCGATCGTGGCGAGCGAAACACCCAGCGCCGACGCCTTCTCGTGGTCGATCGTCACCTTGAACTGCGGCGTGTCGTTCAGGCCGTTCGGACGCACCTGCGCCAGCATCGGGTCCTTCGCCGCCATGCCGAGCAGCATGTTACGCGCTTCCATCAGCTTCTCGTGACCCACCCCGGCACGGTCTTCCAGTTCGAAGTCGAAGCCGGCTGCGGTGCCGAGTTCAGGAATCGACGGCGGGTTGACCGGATACACCAGCGCGTTCTTGTAGCCCGCGAAGTGCATGAACAGACGCCCCACCAGAGCCTGGACCTTTTCGTCCGCATGTTGGCGCTGCGAGTAGTCCTTCATCCGCACGAACACCAGACCCGCGTTCTGGCCACGACCCGCGAAGCTGAAGCCGTTCACCGTAAACACGGATTCGACGATGCCCTTCTCGGTGGTGAGCAGGTAGTCCGAGATGTCCTTCAGCGCGTGCGCCGTGGTTTCCTGGGTCGAGCCCGACGGGGTCTGCACCAGCACGAACATCGTGCCCTGGTCTTCATCCGGCAGGAACGACTTCGGCAGACGCACGAACAGCATCCCCACCGCCACGATCACCACCAGGTAGATGATGAGCCAGCGGCCCGAGCGCTTGATCACGTGGTGCACGCCGCTGTGGTACTTGTCGCGGCTCTTCTCGAAGGTCCGGTTGAACCAGCCGAAGAAGCCTTTCTTCTCTTCGTGATGGCCCTGCGGAATCGGCTTGAGAATCGTCGCGCAAAGTGCCGGCGTCAGCACCAGCGCCACCATCACGGACAGCACCATCGCCGACACGATGGTCAGCGAGAACTGCCGGTAAATTGCGCCCACCGAACCGCCCGAGAACGCCACCGGCACGAACACCGCCGACAGCACGAGCGCCACGCCGACCAGCGCGCCGGTGATCTGGTCCATGGCCTTGCGGGTCGCGTCGCGTGGCGACAAGCCCTCTTCGGCCATCACCCGCTCGACGTTCTCCACCACCACGATCGCATCGTCCACCAGCAAGCCGATGGCGAGCACCAGGCCGAACATGGACAGCACGTTGATCGAGAAGCCCACCGCACTCATGATCGCAAACGTACCCAGCAGCACCACCGGCACCGCGATCGTCGGAATCAACGTCGCGCGCAGGTTCTGCAGGAACAGGTACATCACGAGGAACACCAGCACGATCCCTTCGAGCAGCGTCTTGACCACTTCCTCGATCGACAGGCGCACGAACGGCGTCGTGTCATACGGGTACTTCACGACGAGACCGTGCGGGAAGTACTTCGACAACTGCTCGATCTTCGCACGCACCGCGTTGGCCGTAGCCAGCGCGTTGGCGCCCGTGGCAAGCTGAATACCGAAGCCTGCCGTCGGCACGCCGTTGTACTTCGTGTCGAAGTTGTAGTTTTCGCCGCCCAGCTCGATACGCGCCACGTCCTTCAGCAGCACGCGCGAGCCGTCCTGGTTCACCTTCAGCAGAATGTTGCCGAACTGCTCCGGCGTCTGCAGCAAGGTGGCTTCGCTGATGGTCGCCTGCAGCAGTTGCCCCGGTACCGCAGGCGTGCCGCCGAGCGAGCCGCCCGACACCTGGACGTTCTGGTTCGTGATGGCCGTCTGCACATCAACCGGCGTCAGGCCGAAGTTGTTGAGCTTGTTGGCGTCGAGCCAGATCCGCATGGCGTACTGCGAGCCGAACAGCGTGACCGTACCCACACCGTCGATCCGGCTGATCGGATCTTCGATGTTCGAGGCGACGTAGTTCGCCAGGTCATACTTGTTCATGCTGCCGTCTTCGGAGTTGAAGGCCATGACGAGCAGGAAGCTGCTGCTCGACTTGGTGACCTTCGTCCCCTGCTGCTGCACTTCCTGCGGCAGAAGCGGCGTGGCGAGCTGCAGCTTGTTCTGCACCTGCACCTGCGCAATGTCAGGATTGGTGCCGGCCGCGAACGTCAGCGTGATGGTCGCCGTGCCCGAGTCGTCCGAGGTGGACGACAGGTACAGCAAGTGGTCGAGACCACTCATCTGCTGCTCGATCACCTGCGTGACGGTGTTTTCAACCGTCTTCGCCGACGCGCCCGGATAGGTTGCGCTGATCTGGATAGCCGGCGGTGCAATGGTCGGGTATTGCGCGATCGGTAGCGTAAAGATCGACGCGATGCCCGCGAGCATCAGGATGATGGCGATCACCCATGCAAAAATCGGGCGATCGATAAAGAACTTTGCCATGAAACAGGCTCCCTGTTATTACGCGCCCGATGCAGCAGAGGCAGCTTGTGCCGACTGCGCACCGCTGGCGGCCGGCGCACCTTGAGCAGTGGCGTCGGAAGCGGGTGTGGCAGGCAGTTGCGCGGGGACGGTCTTGACTTCCATGCCCGGGCGAACCTTGTCGGTGCCTTGCACGATCACGCGGTCGCCGGCGTTCAGGCCGCTATCGACGACCCAGTTCGAACCGTACGTGGCCGACGTGACGAGCTGGCGCAACGCAACCTTGTTGTCCGCACCGACGACCAGCGCCGTGGGCGTACCCTTCTGGTCATGCGTAATGCCGATCTGCGGCACGACGATCGCCTTGTCGTTCAGGCCTTCCTCGATCCGCGCACGCACGAACATGCCCGGCAGCAGCACGCCGTCCTTGTTCTGGAACAGCGCGCGAACCGTGACCGAACCCGTGCTCTGGTCGACCGTGACGTCGCTGAACTGCAGCTTGCCGGTTTCCGAATAGGTGCGGCCGTCTTCGAGAATCAGCGCGACCTTGGCGGCATCCGGGCCGGTCGTCTTCAGACGCCCTTCCTGCACTTCGCGGCGCAGCTTCAGGCCGTCGAGGCTCGATTGCGTCAGGTCGACGTACATCGGGTCGAGCTGCTGCACGGTGGACATCAGCGTGGCCGCGCTCGCCTGCACATAGGCGCCCGGCGTCACCTGCGAAATGCCGACCTGGCCGCTCACCGGCGACACCACGTCCGTGTAGCCGAGGTTGATCTGCGCCGTATCGACCGCCGCCTTGCCCGACGCGACGTCTGCTGCCGCCTGGCCTTCCGAGGCCACGGCGTTGTCGTAGTCCTGCTTGCTGACCGCATTGGCCGCGACCAGCACCTTGTAGCGGTTGGCCTGGGCGGTGACCGACACCAGATTCGCCTGGGCCTTGGCCAGCGTCGCCTTGGCGCTATTCAAGGCGGCGATATACGGCGCCGGGTCGATCTTGTAGAGACGCTGGCCGGCCTTCACCTGGCTGCCTTCGGTGAATT
Coding sequences:
- a CDS encoding efflux RND transporter periplasmic adaptor subunit; this translates as MRVERVPFRLISAATAAILLAACGPKQSAPPQQTPEVGIVTVEPTAVPVVTELPGRTNAFLVAQVRARVDGIVLRREFTEGSQVKAGQRLYKIDPAPYIAALNSAKATLAKAQANLVSVTAQANRYKVLVAANAVSKQDYDNAVASEGQAAADVASGKAAVDTAQINLGYTDVVSPVSGQVGISQVTPGAYVQASAATLMSTVQQLDPMYVDLTQSSLDGLKLRREVQEGRLKTTGPDAAKVALILEDGRTYSETGKLQFSDVTVDQSTGSVTVRALFQNKDGVLLPGMFVRARIEEGLNDKAIVVPQIGITHDQKGTPTALVVGADNKVALRQLVTSATYGSNWVVDSGLNAGDRVIVQGTDKVRPGMEVKTVPAQLPATPASDATAQGAPAASGAQSAQAASAASGA
- a CDS encoding efflux RND transporter permease subunit, which translates into the protein MAKFFIDRPIFAWVIAIILMLAGIASIFTLPIAQYPTIAPPAIQISATYPGASAKTVENTVTQVIEQQMSGLDHLLYLSSTSDDSGTATITLTFAAGTNPDIAQVQVQNKLQLATPLLPQEVQQQGTKVTKSSSSFLLVMAFNSEDGSMNKYDLANYVASNIEDPISRIDGVGTVTLFGSQYAMRIWLDANKLNNFGLTPVDVQTAITNQNVQVSGGSLGGTPAVPGQLLQATISEATLLQTPEQFGNILLKVNQDGSRVLLKDVARIELGGENYNFDTKYNGVPTAGFGIQLATGANALATANAVRAKIEQLSKYFPHGLVVKYPYDTTPFVRLSIEEVVKTLLEGIVLVFLVMYLFLQNLRATLIPTIAVPVVLLGTFAIMSAVGFSINVLSMFGLVLAIGLLVDDAIVVVENVERVMAEEGLSPRDATRKAMDQITGALVGVALVLSAVFVPVAFSGGSVGAIYRQFSLTIVSAMVLSVMVALVLTPALCATILKPIPQGHHEEKKGFFGWFNRTFEKSRDKYHSGVHHVIKRSGRWLIIYLVVIVAVGMLFVRLPKSFLPDEDQGTMFVLVQTPSGSTQETTAHALKDISDYLLTTEKGIVESVFTVNGFSFAGRGQNAGLVFVRMKDYSQRQHADEKVQALVGRLFMHFAGYKNALVYPVNPPSIPELGTAAGFDFELEDRAGVGHEKLMEARNMLLGMAAKDPMLAQVRPNGLNDTPQFKVTIDHEKASALGVSLATIDQTFSIAWASSYVNNFLDTDSRIKKVYLQGDSPFRMNPEDLNAWYVRNGAGTMVPFSAFASGAWTYGSPKLERYNGISAVEIQGAAAPGKSTGQANAAIEAIAAKLPAGIGYEWTGLSFQEIQSGSQAPILYGISILVVFLCLAALYESWSIPFSVIMVVPLGVLGALLAATLRGLENDVFFQVGLLTTVGLSAKNAILIVEFARELQQGEGMGPIEAALEAARLRLRPILMTSLAFILGVMPLAISNGAGSASQHAIGTGVIGGMLTATFLAIFMIPMFFVVVRAKFGGEKEDPDEALEHYNQHHPHDPQGGNGSGKEGH